The segment AAGGctgttttaattgttgttgttgctgtggttGGTAGAAAATGAGTTGAGGTGCTTGAGTCTGAACATTTTGTTGATGTATTGGTGGTTGCAACTGCAGCTgcggctgttgttgttgatatacATTCTGTGGTAAATGAACAGGacgttgatgttgttgttgttgagtcTGATGCACTTGAGCCGATTGTACGGCAGCTAGTAAAGTACTTGCTGGTATTTGTATATATTGAGTAATATAACCGGGTGGAGCAGGAGAGGCTGGTGCTATGGGTTGCGTGTTAGGTAATGCAGAAGCCGTTTGATGTTGAGCACCAGTTGAGACATCATTGACAGCTATTGGAGCAAAACGATGAAAAGGACGATAAGCACCATTATGGTCTCTAGCTAAAGGTCCGGCAATAGAATAAACTGGTATTGTTTGTATTTGCtgctgttgtggttgttgttgccCCTTATATACTTGTAAATGTGATGGTTGTTCCTGTTGCTGCTGGTGTATAAGTTGTTGTTGCATTTGACGCAAATATGACAGTGGTATGGCAAGAACGTATTGTATTTGCTTCTGTTGCTGGCCACGCTGTTGTGCCGGCAGTGAAACGGGTGCTTgaagttgtatttgttgttgttgcagcgGCTGTTGTTGAGGATTCCGTTCATAATGATATGTAGGATTTTGTGGCACAGcataaagaatattttgttgttgattatgttgttgtagttgttgttgttgctgctgctgtattCCCACATTTTTTGCAGCAACTCTTATGTGATtcttattttgttgctgttgttgttgctggtgtgCCACTTGACTGTATTGTGCGCGATAAGCGTTCGCGGTTTGAGGATTTGTATTACTCTTTGCATTGCCTGCTCCTTCGCCTGGCGTCACTTGGTTTTTATCATAATAAACCTGCAAATAATATaaagtaattattattaaaaagcatTATGTGTTTCAGGGGATTTCATTAACAAAAAGATGCCCTACAGCAAGTATGATTGCAACATAATGCTGTCAATCGTAACCTATTTAATAcctataaattcaaaaaatcttcaatatttaattcgaagaaaaaaatcaaataaaatttacttttttcttaatgcCTAAAGAGTTCAATCGTTGTTCGCTGTAtaaaaagtttcaataaaaatatttcttttcatttgattttataCATAAGATTTTATTAGACCCTACTTCACCACATATACATTTATTGACTGAATTGCTTCGTATttcacacagacagacggacatgaatgtctaaacatatatttttttgggatCTGAGGTGAATGTATCATCATATCATGATAGAATtcgatacattttttatttggttaaaaaaattgttctctAAAAATTCTAAGGAGGAAAAAGCAGGGCATCTTTTGACCGAACATGTCtgactttttatttgttttcttctgCATTTTATCGCTTCGTATAACACTTTGTCTCTCTTTTTTGTATGATGTtgcattaaagtaaatttacgTTTATTTGTGTATGGTTGAATGTTGGATAGGATGGCACCTATAGTATgaggaataaaaaatattctcgtcaaaaataaaagatttttcaatCTAAGATTGACTTCATTAGTAGCGCTTTGAATggcattaaaaattattgaacattttttaatttacttttgtttaaacCCACCACGAAAAAATATGGTTCCTTATTAATTTATAAGACTGTCTACTGAAAGAACAATAGAAGCTACAAGGATATTGGAAATAAGCAATATAGGTCCATGATTTCACATACAGGTGGCTTCTCAGAGTTTAAAGAGTCATAGATTAATAAATTTATCAGCGAtcataacaaaattttgcttaaGTTTGTGCCACATAAATTACTTGTAGGTCCCTTTTAGGAAATGACTATATAGCACTATAGCGACGAAATTCGAACCAAACAagtttttaagaacaaaaatatcACCCTAATATACTACATAGTAAtgtgtttgtaaatattaaaattacaagATGCCTGAAAATGGTTCCCAAatgttaaatttacataaaatctgTTGCTTCTGTTACATCTTCGTCTGCATTTGTACAGAATTGTTCTTGCTGTTGTAGTATCTTTTTAAGCTCaagataaaaagaaattaaattaaatgtcataaatacaaaatgagaaaatcaaatggaaaattacacaaaattgttaaaggcaagaaaaaaaactaaccaGTCTTGTCATCatgtcacttaaaaaaaaaacacaactttagttttatgcaaaaatttcaacttaaatcgaatttaatttcgaacatctgttttaaatctttttgatACTTGTACGTAGTATTACGTacagaaaaaaatcacaatcatgtttaaatatgattttttatggCGTTTTAAGCAAACGtttgacattttataaatatttatgaaaggAATATTTTCCATATTATCTTTTGAAGCGTATCGTTGATACATACGATTTGTGAgaaatgatttataaatttatttactttattattaaaagaaatatgaattattaaaaaacaaaatactgcTTTAATTCTGTTAAAATCACATTAAAAagctaacaaataaattatcttGTTATAACTCAACTAACTTTAATGCATTACtatgtaatttatatattaaatgttaCATACTTTGGCTATATAGTGATTTCTGTAAACTCCGAAAGAAACAATCGGTCCAAATTTGATTACATGTTGATTCTTCTTGCATTTACAACAAGAGCGTCAATATCAGTTTAGAAATCGATGTTGGTAATTAGCATTACGATTGTGATCGAATGAGAAAACAATCAAACTGTTTTTGATTCAAAAATTATAGTcattataataatatacaatCAATCTGTTGACCCAAAAACTGATAGCTAAAAACTTTGTCCAGATCTGATAGTTAACATGTTTCAAAATCGTTACACTTCGACGTGATAGTCAATGTGTTAGTTATGTGTTTAAGTCATATATTATATGGACAataacacacatatatatacatatatagaaaagtaattcaaaataaaagcgTTGCACTTAAATTGAAAACtaaccagcaaaaacttggtaatgacttACAAAACTACTTTCTTTTCAATGAATGCTttagctatgcgacacctaagtcttTTCGACCGATAAGTATTACGTtgttcctacttaaaaccttggaactgATAGTCGATAGTATTTCTAAAGCAGTATACCCGACAAAGACATAAAATTTAAGCAGGATGCTTATGTAAAGAGAGGccgctttaaacgaagttgtccactacataggaGCATCCTTTGACAGCAAAGGATGGCGGTAtgtattgacatcgaaggcgccttcaataTCTTGCAAAttgatactcttatccaatgtctagaccagttttatgttgaccgggtgccCTGTAAATGGATCCACCACATGCTAAGGAATAGATGCATAtgctgcgagatgtacgatataactaccAGGAAAAAAGTACTTCGCGGTAGGAggctgaggaggctctgaatacggccttaagATGGGTTCAatcgagaggcctcaatgttaacccgacaaaaacggaaatctgtcttttcacaagaaagacaaaaatttctatatataccGAACCTggcttcctgggcaagaaggtatcagtgacagacaaagttaagtacttaggtgtaatcctcggtgccttagtcctactatgacaaattggctttataaaagtgtaattagacaaATTCTTGCTTATTCTTCTtgtggactgctttagacaaaacgtgcaatatcaaactactacagggagtacAGCGTACATggtgcttgggtataagtggtgccatgtttactacttcaaccaaggctttggaaacgttgctagatattccacccattaaaacatatttaagtggGGCTgaggttctatattgaagattcagaagcagaaatataccaccgtttaccaaatcataacacaagctgccaggcagaagtacgagcaaatAACGGAATgcataaattggattagaataaatatgaagCTCACAGCGCTTTATATATACTGACAGCCAGAaagcaattagggcgatatcaggagatagaactaaatctaagaccgtattggattgtaagaaagctttaactgaatactctcccagaggtaaggttcacatcatatgggtaccagcccactcggcagtagtcggtaacgaaagagcgaatgtaatagctttaaagggaagagaGCTCGTGGCAGTTAACTTGACAAATGCAAAACCAAAACCTTTCGACGTAACAAaatctgaactaaaaatatgggtgagaaaATTCCATAAGAATTCTTGGagtaatgaaacagtgggtagaaccacgaaaatctaatggggtgaccctgatgagagcaagacgaaaaatctcctcaaaatgagcaagtcttacgttagtacgtattctgagtggacacacaggattacgagcacatttatgcaaaattggacgtgcggattcagacgtaagTAGAGCATTTGGAGAAGACAGTGAAACActagagcactttctttgccactgtaaggaaataacattccagactaacactgattggaagattcttaggaattacgttcaggaaactgagtttcttaacactgaaaaataatacaCTTTTTTTAGGCCCGATTgtgcctaggtgtatttctttggatttgatgtagtataaaTCCTCTTATCAACCTTCTTCTGATTCAGTTTCCAAAGTTTTCAACATATTCTGTGTCAAGTATGTGATAACGCACGTCCGAATATTGTGTATAATCATCCAatatgtccagtatacattgatgacttGTCCTATAATCACTACGTCCAATTCGTCTAAAGTAAAGAGCAATTCGACTATAAGCGCCGccttatatcttaaatatgtttcaatgggtgaaATATGTAACTACGTTTCCAGGGCCTTGTATAAAGTATTTcgcatggcaccacttataaccaagcagcatgtacgctaaCTCCCTTTAATAggttgatattacactttttgtccaaagcatAAATATAATCGGATTCGTATGTTTTTATACCTGTTTCGTATTCTGTGCAAGCACTTAAAAAGCAGTTATTTATAAACGAGCGTGGCGAGTACTTCTATCCAATGTCATCGCTGCAATAATGTaatgaattaaaattgtaatgcagcttttttatctttataactaattacttttcaatgaaagtttttgctaggTTGATATGTACTTATGCTTAAAAGCTATTATAGCTGAAGTTAAAATTACCAGCATCCATATAATGTGTGTGTGGAATGAAAactgatgataatgatgacgacAACACGATGATAACGACAACTCGTGAGTTGCATACTTAATGTCATTTATTCATCTGTTTACATGTGTTTCAACCCGGCAGTTCCGTTTTATCTAGTTATTTTAAAGGAGGTTTAAAAGGTTATTTTTAAGGTACTTAACAGGAAAATGATAGTTTATCTACAGATTACTTAGGAATATTAAATTTGTGACTGTGATGTTACATAAATTAAAGACAACTAATTAGttagatatttacaaaaaaacctTTATAAAACTTCTGAAACTACTGAAAACGTTTGTACaatcatatatttttacatGTACATGTGAAATATCATTTGCAAATATCCATTTATTCacagaattatttaaaagtgttaagtGTAAATTCGAGTATCCAAAAACGGTTCTTGCTCATAGaagattttggtttttatattcaATCAATATATCAATGTTACTTACGAAAATGGAATCGATTAATTCACATAGAATTTTGCtatgacaaaaattttttgcaaatacgAAATGcacattttttaacttaaaaacaagtaagaagttacagtcgggcgaggccgaccatataataccctacacctgtattcgaataaaatgtgatttagttttcataaagcatttgagttgaattgtaccttgcctcaaatatactaaagccatttacttaTTAAAAGCCATTTGCTTtagtatatttaagtaaaatttttaagggggctttttagaggggctagggtcaaatgaggtcctataattataaagtgtATCAGGGTtatctagtctagtataaaacttggttttgctgcttttttgtcgagatacgagtatattaaacacaattatgaacttaaaagccctatttggcaggttcagttatatggggcctaggtgaaataatggaccgatattaactattttcaatagccttcgtctacagtaccataaaagatcatgtgccaaatttcattgaattatctccaaactTGCGAtctgcagtttgattacaaggtttagaagctctattcgggggttcagttttatgggggctaggtgaaataatggaccgatattaatcattttctacggtataatagaagatcacgtaccaaatttcattgaattatctccaaaaatgCGACCTGGAGTTTGTTTACAAAGTCTACAAGCCCTATTctggggtacagttgtatgggggctaggtaaaataatggaccgatcttaaccatttttaatagggttcgtccctgggacaatagaagatcatgtacgaaatttcattcaattatcttcaaaattgcgacctgtagttttattacaaggtttacatggacggacagacggacggacatagctaaatcgagtcagaaaatgattctgagccgattggtatactttaagttgggtataggaccaatattattgtgcgttacaaacatcagcacaaacccaatataccctccccactaaagtggtgtagggtataaaaaggatatattaggagatattgaaatatttaatcaattatGATGTACTTCGTCCCAGAAGATATTATATTGAAGTTTTTAATAActcttcaataaaaaatattcaagttAAAAACCCAGTAAACAATTGGTATATACTTGTACTTGCACACCAACTTATTATAATTACAACATAacatatattgattttgtcacttcGTTTGTCAAACATCGAAATATTCATCAGAGACATTTACCCCTCAAACAACTGACTCCACGAAAAATAGCTCCAACAGTCATAACTGTTTCaaaaatgaaattcgacataaataagtcttatGTGAGCCAAATTCTctatactaaattttattaggatcggttcataattgactctacccctCATATATGAAATcctcaaaaaaactttaaggcgcattactggcttaaaaatacgagtttttgcgatgaaattcgatataagtaagtATCTTACTAGCAAAGATCtatttacagatttttatcaggatcggtctataataaACCCTACCTGTCCCTCtcagaaaatggctttaacGCACATATCTGGTttaaaaaatgcgagtataacTATGAAGTTCGatatacataattaattatCTTACAATCCAAAATCTCATAATAATATCAACCTAATGTTTATAGGAGAACATTCCATTTACTGATGATAATGGGTTTCCTGatgagtatataagattcggcattgtCGAGTATAAAACTCTTACTGGTTATAGTTAAAACTGGACAATGTCGCCCACATTTTGCATGGCTCAAACAATTATGATATATAGGAAGAttgacatagcttaatcgaatcAATAAGCGATTGTGTACCGACAAGTcggtatttatattatttagtgTGCCGAATGGAGGCTAGGGTAAAAGTTGgacatatgtttataaaatttataggttttatttaactaaaagttatttgtgccgaattttatcgtGATACTAGTGTTTGGCAGGttgatttataaatactttaaacatGTTTATGACGAATTTAATCCCGATGTCATtattaagtaaagaaaaaaacacagtcatttatgcatataTTACACATATTATTTAGATATCTTTATATCTTAATTAGATATGTTAACGTAAGGAATTTTCGTAAGGTATGATCAGTTATAAACCGTTAGGAATCAGAAGTGTACCTAATATGGGAACTTGCATTAAAACAACTTGCATTACCCCAGTGATGCATACCCATGGATTGATTATGTGCATAATATCCTTGCAGTCGTTCGACTTCTAcgaaaacaaaagttaaaatatatttctaccAAAACTTATCAGAATTTATGGTCTGTGTGTGTCTTAATTAAGAGAGATTTAAAATGTGAAGTAATCTCTAGAGTACCAAAAACAATCAGTAAAGTATGTTCCGGAATTTGACTGCTTGTTCTATATGTGATAGCaatatgtaaattgtttttaagaatatttggctatttatttattgttacgAGTAAGCGTATTGTTTCCGGTTGTCAGTTTCTTTCTTTCATACTCTTACTTCATCCATCAACCCTTAGCTATTGAACAGATtgaataatttacaatttatggaaaatatttttaccgGGATTTAATTTCAACGTCATAAAtctacttaatatttaatacgCACGCACACAAAAATCTCTGTTTTCCACTGCTCCTGCTCGTCCTTTCAGTtaccaacaacaaacaactaGCAACTATTATTGGTTAGTGTATCTGTGCCTTTGTCACttctttgtgtgtgtgtgtatgttcaAAAGCGTTTGTGTGTGCATGTGTTGCCAATCAATTTTTATCCTTTGAGTTTTAACAaacaattgaacaaaaatataaaaagaggaagaaaataaaacatatttcattgTTGACATTTAcattatgttattgttgttgtaaatttcgCTGtttctgttgctgctgctgttgatatTGTCGTTATTGCatgtttatatgaaatattaaaattcttttcacttgtagtttttatttatttttctcttcttttccTTTGTTTGGCATTTCAGCCAAATATTTCAccgttttttgtttctttctgtTCGAAATCTCTTTTAAACCAGTCAATAACAATGGCAACTACCATCACAGCGATGCAGACAGCAATAATGCCTGTCATACAAACATATGCACAACTTGTCACACAAACATATGCACAacgtttatagaaaaaaaacgacGACGAGGAATTTTGACAGGTGTTTGAGAAAAATACAAGGAATTTACATGAATAATATTTCTGTCATGTGGCGCTGCGTTTGCTCCGCATCCATATCGTTTTgacaaaaaacaaagtttagATATGAATTTTTAAGTTGGAAAACAGTAAAAACTGAATGGATTTCGAATAAAATAGAAGTGTTTCTTGCCGATTCGTTTGAATACCCTTAATAAGAAAagtcttaagtttttttttatacacatcACCAGGAATAATAAAGATTACACAGGACAAcaaagaaaaatagtttttaataatttttaatattcccTGATTTATTTCAGACCTCGGGCTTGATTTTTGAGTTCGTTTTCAGCATACATGAAATTATTCTTTTCACTCTTTTTAGGCGaaagaatttgaaaattaaacgtTGACGGACttttgactctttgtcgaacagCTAGGTATCAAGGCTCTCAACTTATACGTAATAAGACTAAAATGTCTTCTCTATTGCATACACTTCCTATTCATATTGAAACATCATTTTTTGAAGATCCTCTTTATCACACTTCAGTTCCAATTATATCTAATTGGAACTGAAGTTTTCAACAAATGCGCAATTATCGGATTGTCCTCGGACTTCTGAGATCAAGATCACTTTGAGGGAACTGAGGCCctttttaaaaagatatttgtTATTTTCCTCTTATttagtagggtagaagggggatcatagccataggggcacatctgccaataacgaataacttgaaaactgagtaatcgattttatcgtattatcaaattttgttttcatttatcgattatctatcatccctgaactttacatatgatgggaggcagacatgattaattgtttttaaagtgctgtgaaaatatttcactgtttgaactttttgtgctaaattttttagtttttgtgatagaaaaaatatattagtcagtattagaatgtcaataatagtgaacaataagacataataatattttcgataatataatttgaagccccaaaacaatttaaactaaacttcagaactgcccgtggggcacatgcgccaaatgtaatgtaatgcttgtgatgtagaacaaaatttggttaaaatatagaaaaaataagtaataatttgatttaactttttggtaagttttgtgaaattaacaataaataaatggcttactatactttgtttaatgaattaaagtataaaacagcaaaataagttttaatttttgtaattttttcttttattttactaatgacaaaactgccccatccccttggcatatttaccccatggatggggaggtatcgccgtttttggtctgtgcggaaaagttaaaaaatatgtacatgaggatgacttaggaaagattgaaatgaataaaactaaagccaacatatctaagtatccgaaccaagaaaaaattaagaatatgtgttgtggttttaatttgaggccgcctcaaaaaagtggcgtatggtcccccttctaccctatatttttttgcattattaaaaAGGGTATTCCTAGATAAAAGTGTTCTACTTGACAGCTCATTGGATTATAGcgtttttaataaagaataaacaatttaataagaTTTTCCTGCTTTTAAAGGTGAAAAGTTATAAACGTTTGTGCAACATTAGATCGCCTAATTGTAATACTCTTAacagttctatagtggtatatggtgatgtccctatacttagagtggctagaatggtacttagtgttagatttattgaataagaatcaatattatacaattctaaataaaattaacacaatactccccaaatagatagagtttccgtaatgtagtttttgtttatcaatataaaatgaccaaaaacctggattatttttgttataatatatagatttatacctcacaaaacattttttctaggtccaaatccattgactatctaatatatcatgtatttaattcaaaattacttattattttcgaaatttaatgaaagaagcgatgga is part of the Lucilia cuprina isolate Lc7/37 chromosome 3, ASM2204524v1, whole genome shotgun sequence genome and harbors:
- the LOC111677170 gene encoding transcription factor SPT20 homolog isoform X2, producing MRLLLLILFVSTVLTDDKVAKVDDKKVDAKKDVKKSVEETKSKTGKRDSSDQTAAFGVNLNDEPFKPMLNSPAPFEAAASATQQVYYDKNQVTPGEGAGNAKSNTNPQTANAYRAQYSQVAHQQQQQQQNKNHIRVAAKNVGIQQQQQQQLQQHNQQQNILYAVPQNPTYHYERNPQQQPLQQQQIQLQAPVSLPAQQRGQQQKQIQYVLAIPLSYLRQMQQQLIHQQQQEQPSHLQVYKGQQQPQQQQIQTIPVYSIAGPLARDHNGAYRPFHRFAPIAVNDVSTGAQHQTASALPNTQPIAPASPAPPGYITQYIQIPASTLLAAVQSAQVHQTQQQQHQRPVHLPQNVYQQQQPQLQLQPPIHQQNVQTQAPQLIFYQPQQQQQLKQPSHAFTSPPVYGYNVNQLQQPTQQHQTFEQLTEQQQQNGIHGPTPLPFLRLHPAAGVTPFFPPAIAQPFVSSGFQPPFTPIGMPSKVTSFTNVLLQPFVGHSSSFHTPEIGAAVAGSADSLPFIHQNGGIRYGTHLYHPPTSATSLLADNKQHNSAATHPAPRVLSTTGEGKVSASSAKATVGAGSPTVVKYP